A single genomic interval of Panthera uncia isolate 11264 chromosome A1 unlocalized genomic scaffold, Puncia_PCG_1.0 HiC_scaffold_17, whole genome shotgun sequence harbors:
- the SLC26A2 gene encoding sulfate transporter: MSLESKEQHDLSLTDLSEGNDHGPLCNIPPEPANESSTDFKQFEANDQCTPYRRIHMEPQEKSNTNFKKFVIKKLRRTCRCSPTKAKNVIFGFLPVLRWLPKYDLKKNILGDVMSGLIVGILLVPQSIAYSLLAGQEPIYGLYTSFFASIIYFLLGTSRHISVGIFGILCLMIGEVVDRELHKAGYDTAHTAPSLGMVSNGSTLLNQTSDWICDRSCYAIAVGSTVTFMAGVYQVAMGFFQVGFVSVYLSDALLSGFVTGASFTILTSQAKYLLGLSLPRSNGVGSLITTWIHIFRNIHRTNICDLITSLLCLLVLLPTKELNEHFKSKLKAPIPTELIVVVAATLASHFGKLHEKYNSSIAGHIPTGFMPPKAPDWNLIPSLAVDAIAISIIGFAITVSLSEMFAKKHGYTVRANQEMYAIGFCNIIPSFFHCFTTSAALAKTLVKESTGCQTQLSAVVTALVLLLVLLVIAPLFYSLQKSVLGVITIVNLRGALRKFKDLPKMWKVSRMDTVIWFVTMLSSALISTEIGLLIGVCFSMFCVILRTQKPKISLLGWVEESEIFESMSAYKNLQTKPGVKIFRFVAPLYYINKECFKSALYKKTLNPVLVKAAQKKAAKTKITKETVIFSGIQDEVSLQLSHDPLDLHTIVIDCSAIQFLDTAGIHTLKEVRRDYEAIGIQVLLAQCNPSVRDSLACGEYCKKEEENLLFYSVYEAMAFAEEYQNQKAVCIPNGLSPSSD; the protein is encoded by the exons ATGTCTTTGGAAAGTAAAGAGCAACATGATCTGTCACTCACTGacttatctgaaggaaatgaccACGGCCCTCTGTGTAACATCCCTCCGGAGCCTGCAAATGAATCAAGTACCGACTTCAAGCAGTTTGAAGCCAATGATCAATGCACACCTTATCGTAGGATCCATATGGAGCCTCAAGAGAAATCAAATACTAACTTCAAGaaatttgtcattaaaaaattgCGGAGGACTTGCCGGTGCAGTCCAACCAAAgccaaaaatgtgatttttggtTTCCTTCCTGTTTTGCGATGGCTCCCAAAGTATGatctgaagaaaaacattttaggggATGTGATGTCTGGCTTGATTGTGGGCATCTTATTAGTACCCCAATCCATCGCTTATTCCCTCTTGGCTGGCCAAGAACCTATCTATGGTCTGTACACCTCTTTTTTTGCCAGCATCATTTATTTCCTATTGGGTACCTCCCGTCACATCTCTGTGGGCATTTTTGGAATATTGTGCCTTATGATTGGTGAGGTAGTTGACCGAGAACTACACAAAGCCGGCTATGACACTGCCCATACTGCTCCTTCTTTAGGGATGGTTTCAAATGGGAGCACATTATTAAACCAGACATCAGACTGGATATGTGACAGAAGTTGCTATGCAATTGCAGTTGGCAGCACTGTGACCTTTATGGCTGGAGTTTATCAG GTAGCGATGGGCTTCTTTCAAGTGGGCTTTGTTTCTGTCTACCTCTCAGATGCCTTGCTGAGTGGATTTGTCACTGGTGCCTCCTTCACTATTCTTACATCTCAGGCCAAGTACCTCCTTGGGCTCAGCCTTCCTCGGAGTAATGGTGTGGGCTCGCTCATCACTACTTGGATACATATCTTCAGAAACATCCATAGGACCAATATCTGTGATCTCATCACCAGCCTTTTGTGCCTTTTGGTTCTTTTGCCAACCAAAGAACTCAATGAGCACTTCAAGTCCAAGCTTAAGGCACCAATTCCTACCGAACTCATTGTCGTCGTGGCAGCCACATTAGCTTCTCATTTTGGGAAACTCCACGAGAAATACAATAGCAGTATTGCTGGACATATTCCCACGGGGTTTATGCCACCCAAAGCACCGGACTGGAACTTAATTCCCAGTTTGGCTGTAGACGCAATAGCTATTTCTATCATTGGTTTTGCTATCACTGTATCACTTTCTGAGATGTTTGCCAAGAAACATGGCTACACAGTCAGAGCTAATCAGGAAATGTATGCCATTGGCTTTTGCAATATCatcccttccttcttccactgCTTTACTACTAGCGCGGCTCTTGCGAAGACTTTGGTTAAAGAATCAACAGGCTGCCAAACTCAGCTTTCTGCTGTGGTGACAGCTTTGGTTCTTTTGTTGGTCCTCCTGGTAATTGCTCCTTTATTCTATTCTCTTCAGAAAAGTGTCCTTGGTGTGATCACTATTGTAAATCTCCGGGGAGCCCTACGTAAATTTAAGGATCTACCCAAAATGTGGAAGGTTAGCAGAATGGATACAGTTATCTGGTTTGTCACTATGCTGTCCTCTGCACTGATAAGTACTGAAATAGGCCTGCTTATTGGGGTTTGTTTTTCTATGTTTTGTGTCATTCTCCGCACACAGAAGCCAAAGATTTCATTGCTTGGCTGGGTGGAAGAGTCCGAAATCTTTGAATCCATGTCTGCTTATAAGAATCTTCAGACAAAGCCAGGCGTCAAGATATTCCGTTTTGTAGCCCCTCTCTACTACATAaacaaagaatgttttaaatcTGCTTTATACAAAAAAACTCTCAACCCAGTCTTAGTAAAGGCAGCTCAGAAGAAGGCTGCCAAGACAAAGATCACAAAGGAGACAGTGATTTTCAGTGGAATCCAGGATGAAGTTTCACTGCAACTTTCCCATGATCCTTTGGATCTCCATACCATAGTAATCGACTGCAGTGCAATACAGTTTTTAGATACAGCAGGGATCCACACCCTGAAAGAAGTTCGTAGAGATTATGAAGCCATTGGCATCCAGGTTCTGCTGGCTCAGTGCAATCCCTCTGTGAGGGATTCCCTGGCCTGCGGAGAGTAttgcaaaaaggaagaagaaaaccttCTCTTTTATAGTGTGTATGAAGCGATGGCTTTTGCAGAAGAATATCAGAATCAGAAAGCAGTATGTATTCCCAATGGTCTAAGTCCTTCCAGTGATTGA